One Coleofasciculus chthonoplastes PCC 7420 genomic window, TGATTCCCATTGAGATGATTGCGATCGCCTCGAATGCTACCATGCCAACTCCAGTGACTCAACCTCCACCTTCTCCGGTATCCCGAAAAACGCCAGCGAAGAGTTCTGAGAGTCAACCAGAATCAGCACCACAGACAAATCGCCCGACTAAGGCGATCGCAAACACTACTGAGGAAACGCCTAACCCTTCACCCACAAAGGTTTCCTCGCACAACTCACCGAACCAAACCCCGATCCCATCGCCAACGTCCACCACATCGGAAGGGACGGGAGAAACGCCGTCTCCTGAGCCATCAAAGGAACCGCCAAATCCGACTACGCCTAGTCCTTCTTCTCCCCCATCGCCAGAGGAACCACCAAAACCCACGTCACCGGAAAATCAGTCCGGCGGGGGTTTGATTGTCTCTATTAATGGACTCATACCCGTGCCTCAGGGTGGTGGTTCTAATATCGATCCGCAACGCAATCCAGGCGACCAATTTGCCAAAATCCTGAAAAAGAGCCAACCCCTTTCGGTGGATGAACTCACATCCTTAGGCATTACTCTGGAGCAACCTGTGGTTATCGAGGTTCTCGTTTTGATCACTGATATGGGTAAAGCAAAAGTTCTACCCGATAGGCGTTCCGAGCCGACTCAATTGCCACCAAGAACACTCACTCAAGAGCAAGCCACGAAACTCGCCCAGGCGATTATTGCCGATTGGAGTTTTTCACCAACATACATGGCGGGTAGCCCTGTGTACGGGTCGTACTTCCTAACCCTAGAAATTGATCCCCTAGGGAATTGAGCCGATAATTTTGGTGGAAACTTGCCAAACTTGTGTTATTGTGGTTTATACTAGAAAAGTTATGAGCGCCTGCGGGCATAGTTTAGTGGTAAAACCTCAGCCTTCCAAGCTGATGATGCGAGTTCGATTCTCGCTGCCCGCTTCTTATATTCTTCATCTTTCGCAAGCGGCTGGAGACCCTCACTTTTAGCGACGGGAGGAAAGCCGCGCCTCCGGTTACCGTTTACAGTTTTTACAGGGAATGTGATAGAATGTGAGGCATGACTCAACGCGCCTACCGATACCGCTTTTACCCAACGCCGGAACAAGAACAACTCTTGCGCCGCACGTTGGGTTGTGTTCGGTTGGTCTACAACTTGGCGTTGCACACCCGAACTGAAGGCTGGTATGAAAGGCAAGAGCGGATTGACTACAAACAGACATCCGCTATGCTGACAGATTGGAAAAAGCAAGAAGACAAGCAATTTCTTAATGAAGTGAGCTGTGTACCATTGCAGCAGGGATTGAGGAACTTGCAAAAAGCGTTTACCAATTTCTGGGCAGGTCGTGCTAAATACCCCAACTTCAAAAAGAAGCGGAATGGTGGTAGTGCTGAGTTTACTCGTTCTGCCTTTAAGTGGAAGGATGGGCAATTGTGGTTGGCAAAATGTTGTGAACCTCTGCCAATTCGCTGGAGTCGTACCCTTCCAGAAAACTGTGAACCCTCTACGGTTACAGTAAGGTTGGATGCTTCTGGGCGATGGTTTGTCTCTGTGTTGGTTGACGCTTCGGCTCCGCTCACTTCGGCTCCGCTCAGCGTCAACACCGAGCGGAG contains:
- a CDS encoding RNA-guided endonuclease InsQ/TnpB family protein, with product MTQRAYRYRFYPTPEQEQLLRRTLGCVRLVYNLALHTRTEGWYERQERIDYKQTSAMLTDWKKQEDKQFLNEVSCVPLQQGLRNLQKAFTNFWAGRAKYPNFKKKRNGGSAEFTRSAFKWKDGQLWLAKCCEPLPIRWSRTLPENCEPSTVTVRLDASGRWFVSVLVDASAPLTSAPLSVNTERSRGVEEHTVKSLPQLDKAIGIDAGITSLIATSDGEKIVNPKHFKRLKRKLRQAQKALSRQVKGSNNREKARRQVARIHAQIADARKDFLHKLTTRLVRENQTIVVEDLAVKNMMKNHKLAQAIADASWSELVRQLEYKCQWYGRILVKIDRWFPSSKRCGHCGHVVDKLP